AAGTGATTGTTCATAGAAAAGGAGCAACTCCCGCCAACGAAAATGAATTGGGAATGATTCCCGGTTCGATGACGGCAAAAGGTTTCATCGTGCGAGGAAAAGGAAATCCAGATTCATTGAATTCAGCTTCTCACGGTGCTGGAAGAGCTCACTCGAGAGGTGAATGCAGAAGTCTTTTTACTCAAAATGATATTAAAAAAGAATTAAAACTCAAAAATGTCACTTTAATGGGCGGAAATACCGAAGAGGCACCAATGGCGTACAAAAACATCAATGAAGTGATGAACGCACAAAGCGAATTGGTTGATATTCTGGGAACTTTCCAACCAAGAATCGTGAGGATGGACAAATAAAATGGTTGTTAGTTTTTAGTTGATGGTTGTTAGGATTTTTAACACCATCAACTGACAACCATCAACCGTCAACAAATTAAAAACAATGGACAAAATAATACAAATAACCTCAGGAAGAGGACCTTTAGAGTGTCAATGGGTCGTTGCTAAAGTTCTGAAGGTTTTCCTTGAGGATGCAAAAAATAATAAAATAGACTACGAAATTATTCATCGAGAAAATGGCGATGAAAACCTTACTTTAAAATCTGTAACCTTACTTTTAAAATCAAAAAATGTAAACGAATTTTTAAAAAATTGGTTAGGAAGTATCTTGTGGACAGGAAAAAGTACATTCAGAAAACTGCATAAAAGAAGTAATTGGTTTATCGGAGTTTTTGAACTGGAAGGTTTGGAGAAAATTCAGTTTAATGAAAAAGATATTCAGTTTCAAACCACAAGAAGCCAAGGAAGTGGTGGACAAAACGTGAATAAAGTAAACACCGCCGTTCGTGCTACCTATTTGAAAACCGGACAAAGTGTTTTCGTGCAAGATTCGCGTTCGCAACTGGAGAATAAAAAACTTTCGATTGAGAGGCTGAAAGAAAAAGTTTTGGAGCAGAATATTATTCAGCTTCAAAAGCAAATGCAGGAAACGTGGAACAATCATTTGAATGTGCAAAGAGGAAATCCGGTAAGAGCCTTTTCCGGAACAGATTTTAAAAAGAACTATCAGGAAAAGTCTTTCAAAAAAGAAAGAAATCAACTGAAAAACGAATTAAAAACCTACAGAAATGACCTTAACTAAAAGTAAATATTATTTCGAAGCTTTAGATAATTATCCTTACAACTTACCAGATTGTCTGGAAGCGTTAAATTATGCCCTGTCATATGATTCTGAGGATGCAGACAGCTTGTGTTTGATGGGAAGAATCTATTCTGAACAATTAAAAAATTATGAAATAGCTAAACAATATTTTGAAGAAGCGATGCTATGTGATATTACCAATTTAAATGTTCCGCAGTATTATATTAAGTGTCTTTTGGATAATGAAGATTTGCAGGAAGCCGAAAAGTTGATTAACTATTCTTTGAAAATAAAAGGAATTGATAAAGCAACCTTATGGTTTTACAGAGCGCTTCTTTCAGAGAAAAGAGGAAGTTTTCCAAATGCTCTGAAGTTCTTAACTGAGGCAGAAAAGTATTGTTTTACATCTCACAGTTTTGAGGCCGTAAAAGAGCGTAAGAAATTCATTAAGTCTAAAACGCCAAAGAAAAAATCTAAAAATAAGAAGGAGACGAAATAAGTCTCCTTTTTTGTAAATTTAATTTATGAAACACTATTTATTTTTGATTCTATTGCTATTGATTTCCTGCAAAAAGAACGAAGCGAGAAAAGAAATAATCCAAAAAGATGAAACTTTGGACTTGAAGTATGAAGTTTTGAATCAGCTTATTACTGACCAAATTAGAGAAGACAGCATTAATGGTATTTTAAATTACAACATTTATAATATTGCAGTTAAGAGAATTTTTTTTGAAGAATTAAATGAGAACGAAGAACCACCGCCTCCTGTTTTTGCGTTAAATTTCTCATATGATTCCATTTTTGTAATAAAAGATTATGTATATCCGTTTTTCATCATACTGCCGTAATGTTAGCAATAATGAGCCTTTCGAAGAGTTGGTCTCCAAAATATCTTCGGTTTAGTTTGTAGATAAATTCATTTAAGTATAGTTGTAAGTACTTTCTTTTGATTTTATGATAATTTCCCAATAAATTTCGCTTCGCATTGCTGATGGTAATATGAACCCATTTTAAAATCTCTTCCGTAGTTTCTTTGTCCGATTTTTCTGTAATATGAAGCTCAACAAAATCAGAAATATCTACGTAAGATGTGCTTTTATCAGTGAAAACAATACTTTCATTATCGATACATTCTTTAATGGTTTCATTAATTTCTAAGGAAAGATGCGTTTCTAAAACTTTAGCCTTAAAATACCTACAAGAACTAGATTTTTCTCCAGTTTCAAGATTCTCCAAAGGGGTAGATTCAGCCATCACAGCAACGTTTTGTTTGCCTGCTGCACCTCTGCCTCGAACTCCTTTTTCTTGTTCAATCTCGCTGGATTCTACCGTGAAATATCCTTCATCAAACTCTATCATCCCTTCCAAAGTATATCTTTCATCGCGGGTTCCCATGGCTTTTCTTAGTTTATGAACCATTGCCCAAACTGGCTCATAACGCTTTAATCCTAATTGTTTCTGGATTTCTTTAGACGAAAAACCTTTCTTGGTAACGCTCATCAGAAACATGGTTTTGTACCAAACTAAAAAAGAAAGATTTGAGTTCTGCATAATCGTACCGCTCTTCAAGGAAATCCTTTTACGACACTTTTTGCATTCGTAGCTCCAGATACTTTTAATCCAGAAATGCTCATTGTGACCGCATTTACAAACAACCCCAATTTTATCTCTCTGCTCTTTAAAATGAATTTTGCAATCTTCCTCAGTACCAAAATGAGCTGTAAAACTAAATATATCCATCTAACTTATTAAACTATAGGTAAATATACGAAATTATGGACAATTACGGATATACATATAAAAGATTCATCTTACTATAAAAATCAAGATAGAAACTTAATAAATTTTAATTTCCAAAAAAATAGAATCAAGAAGAAATTAGATTTTGTAACA
The sequence above is a segment of the Chryseobacterium turcicum genome. Coding sequences within it:
- the prfH gene encoding peptide chain release factor H yields the protein MDKIIQITSGRGPLECQWVVAKVLKVFLEDAKNNKIDYEIIHRENGDENLTLKSVTLLLKSKNVNEFLKNWLGSILWTGKSTFRKLHKRSNWFIGVFELEGLEKIQFNEKDIQFQTTRSQGSGGQNVNKVNTAVRATYLKTGQSVFVQDSRSQLENKKLSIERLKEKVLEQNIIQLQKQMQETWNNHLNVQRGNPVRAFSGTDFKKNYQEKSFKKERNQLKNELKTYRNDLN
- a CDS encoding tetratricopeptide repeat protein, with protein sequence MTLTKSKYYFEALDNYPYNLPDCLEALNYALSYDSEDADSLCLMGRIYSEQLKNYEIAKQYFEEAMLCDITNLNVPQYYIKCLLDNEDLQEAEKLINYSLKIKGIDKATLWFYRALLSEKRGSFPNALKFLTEAEKYCFTSHSFEAVKERKKFIKSKTPKKKSKNKKETK
- a CDS encoding IS1595 family transposase, translating into MDIFSFTAHFGTEEDCKIHFKEQRDKIGVVCKCGHNEHFWIKSIWSYECKKCRKRISLKSGTIMQNSNLSFLVWYKTMFLMSVTKKGFSSKEIQKQLGLKRYEPVWAMVHKLRKAMGTRDERYTLEGMIEFDEGYFTVESSEIEQEKGVRGRGAAGKQNVAVMAESTPLENLETGEKSSSCRYFKAKVLETHLSLEINETIKECIDNESIVFTDKSTSYVDISDFVELHITEKSDKETTEEILKWVHITISNAKRNLLGNYHKIKRKYLQLYLNEFIYKLNRRYFGDQLFERLIIANITAV